AAAATACCGAAAATATCGAAAAAGAGTTTGGTGATGTGCTTTTCAGCTTGATAAACTACGCTCGTTTCTTAAAAATCAATCCTGAGGATGCTCTCGAAAAGACGAATAAAAAATTCATTAAACGATTTCAGTATCTGGAAGAAAAAGCTCAACAACAGGGCAAAGCTCTAAAAGATATGACCTTAAGCGAAATGGAGGCTTTTTGGCAAGAAGCAAAAACGTTTGATAATTGTTAATTTTTTAGTATCGATGTATCCTTATCACAATAAAATCAAACAACGTATAAAAAACGGAGAGCTAGTAAAGTATGAATATGTGGCTAGTTATAAGCATATTAGCCCTTGTTTATTATTGTATTTCAATACTGAGCCTTATGTTCGCCCCATTCGTGAGCATCGCTTTGCGGAATATCAACCGATTTTGGAGGCTTGGAGCAAGGGCGAAGTTTTTTAGATTGGGAAAAATGTTTACCTTTGGAAGGTGTAACGCTTTTATTATTTATGTCAGTTTTTCGGTTAACTATTCTTCGGGAAAATGTAAAAATAGCTTTTGGTTCAATAAAAAGTCAATGGTTACGAACTATACTAACGGTGCTTATTATAGCCATTGGTATCACCGCTTTGGTAAGTATTTTGAGTGTAATTTCGGCACTTAGCAATACGCTCGAAAGCGATTTTTCGGCTATGGGTGCCAATACGTTTTCAGTGAATCGTTATGGAACAACAACTCGGGCAGAAGGTAGTGGTAAAAAACAAAAAATCAATCCTTTAATAACGTATCACGAGGCTTTAAACTTTAAGGAAGGAATGCGACAAAATCCGTTTGCTTCTACCAGTATTTCTTTTTTTGCAGCTTCGGGAGTAGAGGCAAAGTACGAAAATCAAAAAACCGATCCCGAAGTACGTGTTTTTGGAGTAGATGAAAATTACATATTTAACTCAGGCTTAGAAATTGAGAAAGGTAGGAATTTTACCGATTTGGATATTATTAACAATGCCAATGTATGTGTGATAGGAGCCGATTTTACTAAAAAATTATTGCGGGATATAAATCCGATAGGTAAGGTTATCAGCCTTAGAGGAAGAAAATTTACAATTATCGGTTTGCTCAAATCACAGGGTTCTACCTTTGGAAATGCTCAAGATTATCAAGTATTGATACCGCTAAATACGGCTCGGGCTGTGTTTACAGAGGCAAATCCTAATTTTAATATTAAAGTAAAGGTAGATGACAAACAAAAAATGGAAGGGGTAATTGATGACGCTCAACTGCTGATGCGTAACATACGCAGGCTACCCCCTTCACAAGAAAATAATTTTGCTATTGGGCGCAATGACGATTTGTTGGGGCGTATAGCCTCCATTACTGGAGGTATTACCATTGCTGGATTTATCATCGGTTTGATTACTATTTTTGGTTCTTCCATCGCATTGCTCAACATTATGTTGGTGTCGGTTACTGAAAGAACTAAAGAAATAGGCATTCGTAAGGCTCTTGGAGCACATAGAAAAGCAATTATCCTACAGTTTTTTACCGAAACAATGATTATAGCTCAATTAGGCGGATTTACAGGGATTTTAATCGGAACTGGATTAGGTTTTTTGATTTCTCAATTAGCTGATTTTAAGTTTATAATACCTTGGAGTGCTATATTTATTGCGGTTATAATTGCTGTTTTGGTAGCTCTTATTTCTGGGCTTTATCCTGCTATAAAGGCTTCAAAGTTAGACCCCGTAGAAGCATTGCGTTATGAGTAATTTACTAATTTTTGACGGAGATTGTTTATTTTGTAATCGGATAGCGCTATTCTTAGCAAAATCTGATAAGCAAAATCGTTTTAAATTTACACCTCATACTTCCAGTATCAGCCAAAAAATCCTTAAAGAGAATCATTTAGAGGAAGTGATAGCACAAACGGTAGTGGTTAAAATTGACCGCCAGTTTTATTTCAAATCTGAAGCTGTATATCATTTTTTAAAAACGGCTCAATTGTTTCCGTGGCTTCGTTTTTTGATTTACTTGACACCCCGTGTTATAGCTAATGTAATTTATGATTTTATTGCTCGTAGGCGAAAGAAAATCGTTAAGTCGTGTCCCACTCCTGATGCTTATATTCGAAAAAAATTCGTTTAAAAAAATCAATAAAATGCTTAATCATAATCTTTTAGAGGAGGAAGTGCAACATTTCATAGCGACCTATCCGCATACTGATTTTACTCAATTATTGTTCCAACAAAATGTTTTTGAGAAGATAGATAATAAAGAATTGGTTCAGCAGCTAAAAGGGAGAAGCATTGCTCAAAAGAAATTTCCTTTTTTGCTTAAGGAGCGTATTTTATTTCCGCCACATTTGAATTTGGAACAAGCCTCTTCGCAAGTTACGGCTATTTTTAAATCGAAGGACTTGAAAGGTGATTCCTTTTTGGATTTGACTTGCGGATTAGGAATTGATGCTTTTTTTCTCTCTCAAAACTTTCAAGAAGTGTTTTTAGTGGAACAAAACGAGTCTTTATTGGCTTTGGTAGCACATAATTGGCAGGTTTTGGGTAGAAAAGCCAATTTTTATAATGAACAATTATCTGTATTTTTAGCAAGAAACCGGCAGAAATACAGCCTAATTTATATAGACCCAGCACGACGCGATACCAATAATCGAAAACAATTTTTGCTTGAAGTCTTGTCGCCTAATATATTACAAATACAAGAAGATTTATTGGCTATTTCGGATAAGGTTATGATAAAACTATCTCCGTTAATTGATTTAAAATACTTACTTTCAGTACTTAAATTGGTACAACGTGTTGATATTTTGTCGGTTAAAAATGAAGTAAAAGAGATAGTGGTGGTGCAAAATCGTGATTTGCCTGAAAATGAATATGATGTGTTTTGCCGATGTTTTAATTTGGAAACCACTCAGCCCTCTTTTGAGTTTTATTTTTCGGAGTTATTGGTTGAAAATGTGAGTTATGCTGAGCCTAAAACATATCTTTATCTGCCTAATAACGCCGTATTGAAATCAGGAGCTTTTAATTTGATAGCTCACAAATTTGGATTGGAAAAGTTGCATCCTAATACGCATTTGTACACTTCAGAGCAACATCGAGAGGATTTTCCTGGTCGAGTGTTGAAAATCAATGTAATCAATCCGAAAACGATTAAAAAAGGAGAATCGTATAACATCATCAGTAAAAATTATCCGCTTTCTACCGAAGCCATCAAAAAGAAATACAAAATTAAAGAAGGAGGGGATAAGTACCTTATTTTTACCCAAACCATAGGCGGAAAAGTTATTTTACAATCAGAATGATGTATTTAGTAGGAAAAATGATACATTTGTATTCCGAAAAATATAGGTAAAGGTTATGAAGTATTACATTATAGCAGGGGAGGCTTCAGGAGATTTACACGCCGCTAATTTGATGAAAGCCATTTTAGAGGAAGACCCACAAGCAGAGTTTCGTTCCTGGGGAGGCGATCGTATGGCGCAAGTGGGAGGGGTGTTAGTTAAGCATTATCGTGACCTTGCCTTTATGGGATTTGCCGAAGTACTGATGAATTTGCCTACCATTTTAAAAAATTTGGATTTTTGTAAAAAGGATATTACTCATTTTCAGCCTGATGCTATTGTGTTTGTTGATTATCCAGGTTTTAATTTGCGTATTGCTGCTTGGGCAAAAAAACAAGGTTTCGCCACACATTATTACATTTCACCACAGATATGGGCTTGGAAAGAAAGCCGAATTAAGCAAATTCGCAGGGATATTGACCAAATGTATGTCATTTTGCCCTTCGAAAAGGATTTTTATGAGCAAAAGCATCATTTTCCGGTGCATTTTGTTGGGCATCCGCTGCTTGATGCCATTTCGCAACGTATTCCAATTGATGCTGATACTTTTAAGAAAGAAAACGGTTTAGATGCTCGTCCTATTATCGCATTGCTTCCGGGGAGTCGTAAACAAGAGATTGCTAAGATGTTACAAGTGATGCTTTCGGTGGTGGATTATTATCTTGATTATCAATTTGTCATTGCTGGAGCGCCTTCGCAGGAATACGATTTTTATAAGTCTTTTATAAATAGGAATGTGCATTTTTTGAGTGGAAAAACTTACGATTTACTTTCCGTTGCCCAAGCCGCCTTAGTCACAAGCGGAACAGCAACCCTCGAAACGGCTTTGCTCAAAGTCCCACAAGTGGTTTGTTATAAAGGCAATTGGCTATCGTATCAAATAGCTAAGCGGATCATAAATCTGAAATACATTTCATTAGTTAACCTGATTATGGATGCACCTGTGGTTAAAGAACTTATTCAAAATGAATTGAATACTTCTAATTTAAAAACTGAATTGAGTAAACTATTAAGTGGAGCTACTCGTATGCAAATATTGTCGGATTATGAAGCGTTGGAGAAAAAATTAGGAGGAGTGGGAGCGAGTAAGCATACAGCTGAAAAAATCGTTAAAACTCTTAAATAAAAGAAAAACATTTTATTTTTATTGAATAATTTTTGTATATTTGCTTGGAACTTAAAAAATTAAAGATATGATAAAAAAAGTGATGTTGGTTGCCCTGTTAGGGGTTTTTGTAGCTTCTTGTGGCGGAGACAATAAAAAGAAAAAAGCTTCTGAGGCTACTGTGGTTCAAACTGAGCAAAAACAGGAAGAAAAGCAAGTTTCAAGTAATCCGAATGAAGCGGTTGTCGTTTTGGAGAGCAATGATGCGATGAAATATAACTTGAAGGAAATTCGGGTAAAAAAAGGGCAAAAGGTAATTTTGACCTTAAAACACGTGGGTAAAATGTCCAAGGAAATGATGGGGCATAACTTTGTGTTGCTCACTTCAGGAGCTGATGTAGCAAAGATAGCTCAAGAAGCCGCCAATGCTAAAAGTACTGATTATATTCCTGTTAATTCTAAAGAGATTATAGCTTACACTAAAATGATAGGTGGTGGTGAGTCTACTACGGTAGTTTTTGATGCGCCGCAGAAAGGGGTTTATCCTTTCTTTTGTTCATTCCCAGGACATTATAGTATGATGAAAGGGGAGTTTATCGTAGAATAAGAATTACAATTTTTCATTGGTAAAAGCGGATTGATACATTAGCAGTCCGCTTTTTCTTTTTTATGATTTAAGATTTTTCCAAAATCATATAAAAACGGAAAAATTGTGTTAGTTATTGCTAATAAATTCAATTTTCATACCTTTGGGAAGTCAAACTAAAATTTTGTAATTATGCCTAAAAAAATAACATTAAAAAGGTTTACTATTGCTGCCGTTTCTGTTATTTTTGCAACTTCTTGTAAAAATAATACCGAAACGATGAAAAAGACAGAATATCCAGATATTCAGCCACCTGTGGCGAAGAAAGTTCCTCACAAATTGGAAAAATTTGGTGATATACGTACCGATGATTATTTTTGGTTGAATCAACGTGAAAACCAAGAAGTTATCGACTATCTGAATGCCGAAAATGAGTATTACCAAAAAATGACGGCTCACACTAAAGATTTTCAAAACTCGCTTTTCGAGGAAATGAAATCCCGAATTAAAGAAGATGATTCGTCTGTGCCATATTTCCGCAACGGATATTGGTACATTACCCGTTACGAAACAGGAAAAGATTATCCGATTTATGCACGTAAAAAAGGAACTTTGGATGCTTCCGAAGAAATTATGTTCGATTGTAACGAAATGGCAAAAGGACACGCTTATTTCCAACTTGCGGGAATTTCTGTAAGTGATGATAATAAATGGGCTGCTTTTGGTGTGGATACCGTTTCTCGTCGCCAATACGTGTTGCAAATCAAGAACTTAGAAACGGGTGAGATTCTTTCTGAAAAAATTGAAAACACCACAGGTTCAGCAGCTTGGGCAAGTGATAACAAAACGCTATTTTATACCCAAAAAGATCCACAAACGCTTCGTTCCGATAAAATTTATCGTCACGAATTGGGTACGGATACCAAAAAAGACGTGCTTGTTTTCCACGAAAAAGACGATACTTTCTATACCTATGTATATCGTGAAAAATCGAGAAAATACATTGTTATTGGTTCAGGAAGTACACTTACGTCGGAATATCAAATCTTAAAAGCGGACAATCCAACGGGTGATTTTAAAGTATTTCAGAAACGTACACGTGGTTTGGAGTACGATATTTCGCATTATGGCGATGCTTTTTACATCGTTACCAATAAAGACAATGCAACGAACTTCAAGTTGATGAAAACCGCTGAAAATGCGACTTCTGCCGAGAATTGGAAAGAACTTATTCCGCATCGTGAGGACGTGTTTTTGGAAGGAATCGAAATTTTCAAGAATTTCTTAGTGGTGGAAGAAACGTTCAATGGTTTAAATAGAATTGAAATTCGTCCTTGGAGTGGTGGGCAGTCGTATTATTTGCCTTTCGAAAGTGAAACTTATACGGCATATACTACACAAAATGTTGATTTTGATACAGATGTATTGCGTTACGGATATCAGTCGATGGCAACACCTGCTTCGGTGATTGACTTTAATATGGTTACCAAAGCAAAAACGGTGCTAAAAGAGCAACAAGTTTTGGGTGGAAATTTCGATAAAAATAACTACGTAGAAGAACGAATTTGGGCAACGGCACAAGATGGAACAAAAATTCCGATGTCGATGGTTTATCGTAAGGGAATGAAAAAGGACGGCAAAAATCCGTTGTTGTTGTACGCTTATGGTTCGTATGGACATACAGTAAGTCCGTATTTTTCCTCTTCTCGATTGAGTTTGCTTGATAGAGGTTTCATTTATGTGATTGCTCACATTCGTGGAGGGCAATATTTGGGCAGAAAATGGTACGAAAACGGTAAAATGTTACACAAAAAGAATACATTTACCGATTTTGTTGATTGTTCTAAACACTTGATAGCTGAAAAATACACTTCAAACGAGCATTTGTATGCCGAAGGAGGTTCTGCAGGAGGTTTATTGATGGGAGCTGTGGTAAATATGGCTCCAGAGCTTTACAACGGTGTGATTGCTGCGGTTCCGTTTGTTGATGTAATAACTACAATGCTTGATGATACCATTCCTTTAACGACAGGAGAGTATGACGAGTGGGGAAATCCGAATGAAAAAGAGTATTATGATTATATGCTTTCTTATTCGCCTTATGACCAAGTAAAAGCACAAAATTACCCTAATATGTATGTTTCTACGGGATTGCACGACTCGCAAGTACAGTACTGGGAACCAGCTAAATGGGTAGCTAAATTGCGTCAGATGAAAACCAATAATAATTTGCTGTTCCTCGACACGAATATGGATGCAGGACACGGCGGAGCCTCTGGTCGTTTTGAAGCTCTGAAAGAAACTGCCAAAGAATATGCGTTTATGCTGGATTTGGAAGGAATAACCAAGTAAATTTTCAAATCAATAAAATCCCTTACCCTTTAAACGTAAGGGATTTTTTATTTTGTCTTGTCAGTTATTCAATATTATTTTACCTTTGCCCAAGATGATTAAAGATAAAATATGCTTACCATTGGAATTGCAGGAGGAACGGGGTGTGGTAAAACTACAGTTGTAAATCAGATAATTAGTGAGCTTCCAGAAGGGGAGGTTACTGTTATTTCACAGGATTCGTATTATAAGGATATGTCACATTTGCCTTATTCGGAGCGAGTGAAAGTTAATTTTGATCATCCTAATTCTATTGATTTTGAGTTGATGAAATTTCATCTTTCTGAATTGAAAAAAGGCAATTCTATAGAGCAACCTGTTTATTCGTTTGTAGAACATAATCGTACTCCACAAACGGTGTTGACCAGCCCTACCAAGGTAATTATTGTAGAAGGGATTTTGATATTTTCGCATCCTGATATTCGGGATCTGTTTGATATTAAGATTTTTGTACACGCCGATTCGGACGAACGACTCATTCGTCGTATCCGAAGAGATACCGCCGAACGCGGGCGAGATGTATCGGAGGTGTTAAATCGTTATCAAACGACATTAAAACCAATGCATCAGCAATTTATAGAACCTGCTAAAGAATTTGCCGATATTATTATTCCTAATAATAAAAGAAATTCAGTGGCGATTGACATTGTTAAAACAATCATTCACAATCGCATAAACACTTCAAAACAAGGATAATGAAATTCAAATTTCCATACTTTAAAAAATTGGGGTTTTCCAGCCTTTATACCATTATAATCCTATTTTTTTTGGTATGGATGCTTTTTTTTGATACCAATTCGTATCTAACTCATCGTGAGCTTAATAAGGAAATTTATAAGCTAAACAAACAAAAACAGTTTTTAGAAAAAGAGATTGAAAAGGATAAAAAAAATCTGCAAATTTTAAATACAACGGAAGGTAAAGAAAAGTTAGGCAGAGAATTGTACTATCTTAAACGCGAACACGAAGAAATTTTTATTATTGAATATGATACTATCAATTAGTTTAATAAAGGTTCAAAGTTTAAAGAATTAAGGTTCAATAATTCTTAGCCTTTTGCTCTTTGTTTCTTGTCCCTTGTAACTAGTTTTCCTTTTTTTAATTACTCATTCTTTACGATAACAAAATGTGCTTTAGCACCTGTTGCCAAATTCCATTGTGCAGAAGATATGGTATTGCCATTTTCGTCAAGTACGCTAAATTCGGCGGTATTGGGACCTGATTCGCCTTGGTTGAGTGCTAAAAATTCAACCTTATTAAAGCCAGGTTTCAATTCAATTTGGAATCCTTTAAAACTATTGGTCAGTAACACGTCGTGTATTTCTAATTTATCATTCACCAGAATACTAATGCGATCTCCGTCAAAGGCTTGGTGGTCTCGACAATATACGCGCACAAATTTTCCGTTGTTTGTAAAATCACCAAAAAACTGATTACCCTTTGGAGCATCGTATTCCTCACGCTTGTGGTCATTGAGTGTGCCGTAATTGGGCTTGAAATCAATTTTTCGGCGTACCAACTTGCTCTGCCCAGTAAAGTCGATTTGCTTTTTGGGTTTGTCTAAAAGAGAACCTTGCTGCTTGTCTTTTCCAATAGGAAGTTTTAATAAATCAGAAGAAGATTCCGTTTTTGGAGCGTCTTCCAAAGGAATGATTACTGGAATTTCTCTTTTCCCATTTTCAAGGATTTGAGCATTTGTAATTCCTAAAATAAAAAAAGTAAAAAAGATGAAGCAACTGTTTTTCATTTCTTGTGATTTTTTCTTTTTCGTGTATAACAGCAAAAAGCTTACCAAATTTTATGTTTTCTTTCTTTTTTCTATTCGATATACTTTTACAAGTAAAAATACGCCCAAGGCAAAGAAAAATACTAAAACTCCTACCGAGTTGCGCATACTGCCTGTAATTTGGTCAATGATTCCGTAAAAAAGCATCCCGATGACGATACCTATTTTTTCAGAAACATCAAAAAAACTGAAAAAAGAAGTGGTATCTTGTGTTTCGGGGAGCAATTTGGAATAAGTTGAACGAGAAAGGGTTTGGATACCTCCCATAACCAAGCCTACGAGTCCTGCTGTGGCATAAAAATGTGTGGGTAAGTAAACCTGATAAGCAATAAGGCAAATGGCAATCCAGATGAGGTTCAAAACGATTAGTACCAACAAGTTACCAAATTTCTTTGATGCTATAGCTGTTAATTTTGCTCCTAAAGCAGCTACTAATTGTATAATTAAAATGCTTATAATCAGCCCTAAGGTGCGTTGTTGGTTGTCTTTCCAAAGAATTTCTTGTTCTCCGAAGTAAGTGGCTACCAGCATCACGGTTTGTACTCCCATACTATATATGAAAAATGCAAATAGAAATCCTTTGAGTTCTTGAGTTTGTTTGAGTATTTTCCAAACTCCGAGGAGTTCTTTATGTCCGTCGAAAATGACACTCGTTTTGATTTTTCGCCCTTTTTTTTTGAAACTGGGCAGGTAGTAAAAAGAATATTGGCTGAAAACAATCCACCAAATT
This genomic window from Capnocytophaga canimorsus contains:
- a CDS encoding class I SAM-dependent methyltransferase — encoded protein: MLNHNLLEEEVQHFIATYPHTDFTQLLFQQNVFEKIDNKELVQQLKGRSIAQKKFPFLLKERILFPPHLNLEQASSQVTAIFKSKDLKGDSFLDLTCGLGIDAFFLSQNFQEVFLVEQNESLLALVAHNWQVLGRKANFYNEQLSVFLARNRQKYSLIYIDPARRDTNNRKQFLLEVLSPNILQIQEDLLAISDKVMIKLSPLIDLKYLLSVLKLVQRVDILSVKNEVKEIVVVQNRDLPENEYDVFCRCFNLETTQPSFEFYFSELLVENVSYAEPKTYLYLPNNAVLKSGAFNLIAHKFGLEKLHPNTHLYTSEQHREDFPGRVLKINVINPKTIKKGESYNIISKNYPLSTEAIKKKYKIKEGGDKYLIFTQTIGGKVILQSE
- a CDS encoding S9 family peptidase — protein: MPKKITLKRFTIAAVSVIFATSCKNNTETMKKTEYPDIQPPVAKKVPHKLEKFGDIRTDDYFWLNQRENQEVIDYLNAENEYYQKMTAHTKDFQNSLFEEMKSRIKEDDSSVPYFRNGYWYITRYETGKDYPIYARKKGTLDASEEIMFDCNEMAKGHAYFQLAGISVSDDNKWAAFGVDTVSRRQYVLQIKNLETGEILSEKIENTTGSAAWASDNKTLFYTQKDPQTLRSDKIYRHELGTDTKKDVLVFHEKDDTFYTYVYREKSRKYIVIGSGSTLTSEYQILKADNPTGDFKVFQKRTRGLEYDISHYGDAFYIVTNKDNATNFKLMKTAENATSAENWKELIPHREDVFLEGIEIFKNFLVVEETFNGLNRIEIRPWSGGQSYYLPFESETYTAYTTQNVDFDTDVLRYGYQSMATPASVIDFNMVTKAKTVLKEQQVLGGNFDKNNYVEERIWATAQDGTKIPMSMVYRKGMKKDGKNPLLLYAYGSYGHTVSPYFSSSRLSLLDRGFIYVIAHIRGGQYLGRKWYENGKMLHKKNTFTDFVDCSKHLIAEKYTSNEHLYAEGGSAGGLLMGAVVNMAPELYNGVIAAVPFVDVITTMLDDTIPLTTGEYDEWGNPNEKEYYDYMLSYSPYDQVKAQNYPNMYVSTGLHDSQVQYWEPAKWVAKLRQMKTNNNLLFLDTNMDAGHGGASGRFEALKETAKEYAFMLDLEGITK
- the udk gene encoding uridine kinase gives rise to the protein MLTIGIAGGTGCGKTTVVNQIISELPEGEVTVISQDSYYKDMSHLPYSERVKVNFDHPNSIDFELMKFHLSELKKGNSIEQPVYSFVEHNRTPQTVLTSPTKVIIVEGILIFSHPDIRDLFDIKIFVHADSDERLIRRIRRDTAERGRDVSEVLNRYQTTLKPMHQQFIEPAKEFADIIIPNNKRNSVAIDIVKTIIHNRINTSKQG
- the lpxB gene encoding lipid-A-disaccharide synthase; translated protein: MKYYIIAGEASGDLHAANLMKAILEEDPQAEFRSWGGDRMAQVGGVLVKHYRDLAFMGFAEVLMNLPTILKNLDFCKKDITHFQPDAIVFVDYPGFNLRIAAWAKKQGFATHYYISPQIWAWKESRIKQIRRDIDQMYVILPFEKDFYEQKHHFPVHFVGHPLLDAISQRIPIDADTFKKENGLDARPIIALLPGSRKQEIAKMLQVMLSVVDYYLDYQFVIAGAPSQEYDFYKSFINRNVHFLSGKTYDLLSVAQAALVTSGTATLETALLKVPQVVCYKGNWLSYQIAKRIINLKYISLVNLIMDAPVVKELIQNELNTSNLKTELSKLLSGATRMQILSDYEALEKKLGGVGASKHTAEKIVKTLK
- the azu gene encoding azurin — protein: MIKKVMLVALLGVFVASCGGDNKKKKASEATVVQTEQKQEEKQVSSNPNEAVVVLESNDAMKYNLKEIRVKKGQKVILTLKHVGKMSKEMMGHNFVLLTSGADVAKIAQEAANAKSTDYIPVNSKEIIAYTKMIGGGESTTVVFDAPQKGVYPFFCSFPGHYSMMKGEFIVE
- a CDS encoding ABC transporter permease; translation: MSVFRLTILRENVKIAFGSIKSQWLRTILTVLIIAIGITALVSILSVISALSNTLESDFSAMGANTFSVNRYGTTTRAEGSGKKQKINPLITYHEALNFKEGMRQNPFASTSISFFAASGVEAKYENQKTDPEVRVFGVDENYIFNSGLEIEKGRNFTDLDIINNANVCVIGADFTKKLLRDINPIGKVISLRGRKFTIIGLLKSQGSTFGNAQDYQVLIPLNTARAVFTEANPNFNIKVKVDDKQKMEGVIDDAQLLMRNIRRLPPSQENNFAIGRNDDLLGRIASITGGITIAGFIIGLITIFGSSIALLNIMLVSVTERTKEIGIRKALGAHRKAIILQFFTETMIIAQLGGFTGILIGTGLGFLISQLADFKFIIPWSAIFIAVIIAVLVALISGLYPAIKASKLDPVEALRYE
- a CDS encoding septum formation initiator family protein yields the protein MKFKFPYFKKLGFSSLYTIIILFFLVWMLFFDTNSYLTHRELNKEIYKLNKQKQFLEKEIEKDKKNLQILNTTEGKEKLGRELYYLKREHEEIFIIEYDTIN
- a CDS encoding MFS transporter; translation: MQKSFPRGHKKLLHAWAFYDWANSVYSLTIASAVFPIFYGTLFKIAGTTYIELFGIPFKNTAVVTFTTALAFLLVAVLSPILSGIADYLGNKKTFMRFFCILGALSCIGLYWFSLENIYWGLTFYFLGVIGFWSSIVFYNSYLPDIALPHQYDTISARGFIMGYIGGVVLLIFNLAMVMYPTFFGIQGDEIQATVKAMKVSFITVGIWWIVFSQYSFYYLPSFKKKGRKIKTSVIFDGHKELLGVWKILKQTQELKGFLFAFFIYSMGVQTVMLVATYFGEQEILWKDNQQRTLGLIISILIIQLVAALGAKLTAIASKKFGNLLVLIVLNLIWIAICLIAYQVYLPTHFYATAGLVGLVMGGIQTLSRSTYSKLLPETQDTTSFFSFFDVSEKIGIVIGMLFYGIIDQITGSMRNSVGVLVFFFALGVFLLVKVYRIEKRKKT
- a CDS encoding thiol-disulfide oxidoreductase DCC family protein, which produces MSNLLIFDGDCLFCNRIALFLAKSDKQNRFKFTPHTSSISQKILKENHLEEVIAQTVVVKIDRQFYFKSEAVYHFLKTAQLFPWLRFLIYLTPRVIANVIYDFIARRRKKIVKSCPTPDAYIRKKFV